Proteins encoded within one genomic window of Columba livia isolate bColLiv1 breed racing homer chromosome 1, bColLiv1.pat.W.v2, whole genome shotgun sequence:
- the TMEM60 gene encoding transmembrane protein 60, producing MRMSLAQRVLLTWLFTLLFLIMLVLKLDEKAPWNWFLIFIPVWIFDTILLVMLIVKMAGRCKSGFDPCNGSQNIKKKTWYLIAMLLKLAFCLALCAKLQRFTTMKLAYVFIPLWALLIGGMIELGYNIFYVRRD from the coding sequence ATGAGAATGTCCCTGGCACAGAGAGTACTACTGACATGGCTCTTTACGTTACTCTTCCTCATCATGCTGGTGCTAAAGTTGGATGAGAAAGCGCCATGGAACTGGTTCCTCATTTTTATTCCAGTCTGGATATTTGATACTATTCTTCTAGTTATGTTGATTGTAAAAATGGCTGGACGTTGCAAGTCTGGCTTCGACCCTTGCAATGGCTCCcaaaacatcaagaaaaaaacctgGTATCTCATTGCAATGCTACTTAAATTGGCTTTCTGCCTCGCCCTCTGTGCTAAACTGCAACGGTTTACAACAATGAAGCTGGCCTATGTATTTATTCCCTTGTGGGCCTTGCTTATTGGGGGTATGATTGAACTTGGATATAATATCTTCTATGTACGAAGAGACTAA